One Gemmatimonadaceae bacterium genomic window, ACCGCCTCGAAGTACTGCGCGCGCTCGATCCATTCGCCGGTAGCCAGCTGTTCGACCAGGTTCTCGCCGGCGTGATACGGATCGGGCGTGACCCGCATTTTCGCCGAATCGGCGACTTCCCAACCAGGATTCAGCGCCGCCTGAAGATCTCGGATCGGCGACGCATTGGGCAGATCACGTTTGTTGTACTGAATCACGAACGGCATCTTCGTGAGGTCGTAACCGTACTCGGCCATGTTGTCATAGAGGTTCTGCATGGCCTCCTGATTCGCTTCCATGCGCTCGATCTGCGAATCGGCGACAAACACGATGCCGTCGACGCCCTTGAGAATCAACTTGCGGCTCGCGTTGTAGTAAACCTGACCGGGAACCGTATAAAGGTGAAAGCGTGTCTTGAATCCGCGAATGGTGCCGAGATCGACAGGTAGGAAATCAAAGAACAGCGTCCGTTCGGTCTCCGTCGCGAGCGAGATGAGCTTTCCTCTCGTGTCGGGTGAGACTTTTCCGTAGACGTGCTCGAGGTTCGTGGTCTTGCCGCCGAGGCCCGGCCCGTAATACACGATTTTGCAGTTGATCTCGCGCGAGGCGTAATTGATCATCGACATGCTGTCATTCTCCCTTACTGAAACAGCTTGTCGATCTCGTCGTCCGCGCCGGCGAGAATGTTGGGTTGCGAGCCGTCGCGGCCTGCGCGCTTGAATACTTCCTCGAACAGTTTCGAGAGCTCGTCCACCGTCGCCTTCATCTTGAGCCGTACGAGGCCTAACGTCGTGCGATTGTCGAACAGGACGACGAGAATGACGCGTCGCGCAACATCGGCGAGGTACATCGATTCCTTCTCGCCCTGGTGAAAGAGCGAGTTGAAATCGTTCTCGCCGATCAACTTGGCGAGTTGATCGTTGGCACTGAAGTCGGCGGCGGTGAGGGTCGCGAACGCTGTCGGATCGAACTTGGGTTGTTCCCCGACGGTGGCGACGAGCTGGCCTGTTCTA contains:
- a CDS encoding GTPase domain-containing protein, whose amino-acid sequence is MSMINYASREINCKIVYYGPGLGGKTTNLEHVYGKVSPDTRGKLISLATETERTLFFDFLPVDLGTIRGFKTRFHLYTVPGQVYYNASRKLILKGVDGIVFVADSQIERMEANQEAMQNLYDNMAEYGYDLTKMPFVIQYNKRDLPNASPIRDLQAALNPGWEVADSAKMRVTPDPYHAGENLVEQLATGEWIERAQYFEAV
- a CDS encoding roadblock/LC7 domain-containing protein, whose product is MPVGAGSWSFTEDDFGAITKSLERFLFDSNARCALLVDRTGQLVATVGEQPKFDPTAFATLTAADFSANDQLAKLIGENDFNSLFHQGEKESMYLADVARRVILVVLFDNRTTLGLVRLKMKATVDELSKLFEEVFKRAGRDGSQPNILAGADDEIDKLFQ